Proteins from a single region of Lycium ferocissimum isolate CSIRO_LF1 unplaced genomic scaffold, AGI_CSIRO_Lferr_CH_V1 ctg11250, whole genome shotgun sequence:
- the LOC132041704 gene encoding G-type lectin S-receptor-like serine/threonine-protein kinase LECRK2: protein MDFVAVFLVGLLLFHLSAIAQSYQNVSLGSSLTTSDVTTFWPSPSGFQRIGNGSGFLLAIWFNNITEKTIVWSANRNSLAPDGSKVQLSTNGRLVLTDPNGREMWARPTAIAELAYGAMLDNGNFVLATSSSATAWQSFNKPTDTILPGQVLNLDSSLVSSFSDTNSSIGRFKFILQTDGNLVLYKVNYPAVDVTDAYWVTSSVGSGYQVIFNQSGYIFLQDKNGTLLNLISSNVENLTSQSMYHRAILEYDGVFRHYVYPKSSSGRRMEWSTLYNVPEKYPYAIAQDRGGGALWFHDLCSMGTDRRQDVIVHSDIS from the coding sequence ATGGATTTTGTAGCCGTGTTTCTTGTTGGTCTCTTATTGTTTCACCTTTCAGCCATTGCTCAATCTTACCAAAATGTTAGTCTGGGTTCATCACTCACTACAAGTGATGTTACAACCTTTTGGCCATCCCCTTCTGGCTTCCAAAGAATTGGAAATGGATCAGGGTTCTTACTAGCCATATGGTTCAACAATATCACAGAGAAAACCATAGTTTGGTCAGCCAATAGGAATAGTCTTGCCCCAGATGGATCCAAGGTTCAGCTCTCCACAAATGGGAGACTAGTCCTCACTGATCCAAATGGTCGGGAGATGTGGGCTCGTCCCACGGCTATTGCTGAATTGGCCTATGGAGCCATGCTTGACAATGGAAACTTTGTGTTAGCAACCAGTAGTTCAGCCACTGCATGGCAGAGTTTTAATAAGCCAACCGATACGATTTTGCCTGGTCAAGTACTTAATCTAGATAGCAGTCTTGTTTCAAGCTTCTCTGACACGAATTCATCGATTGGGAGGTTCAAGTTCATACTTCAAACTGATGGAAATCTGGTGCTTTACAAGGTCAATTACCCAGCAGTTGATGTAACAGATGCATATTGGGTAACCTCGTCAGTTGGTAGTGGTTACCAGGTGATCTTCAATCAATCCGgctatatttttcttcaagaCAAGAATGGAACTCTGTTAAATTTGATATCTTCTAATGTGGAAAACTTAACAAGCCAATCAATGTATCATCGAGCGATTCTTGAATATGATGGAGTTTTTAGGCACTATGTCTATCCGAAATCTTCTAGTGGGAGGCGGATGGAATGGTCTACTTTGTATAATGTTCCCGAAAAATATCCGTACGCTATCGCCCAAGATAGAGGAGGAGGTGCCCTGTGGTTTCATGACCTTTGCTCAATGGGAACCGACCGGAGGCAAGATGTGATTGTCCACTCGGATATATCTTGA